Proteins encoded by one window of Methanobacterium sp. CWC-01:
- a CDS encoding TIGR00153 family protein, whose product MTLFGRESRVEKHFREHAQLVYECVLKLQELMPLFYQGDFDSLEKKVEEMSRLEREADEIRRIMEIEFFKGAFLPFDREDRIILAELVDSVADITQEAAYGICLSRVQFPSQFEDDFRELVDSVCETARVLKESVEMLDEDLAQAIAKAHEVESKEEVMDRVERRIIKKLYNAYRNGDFGILKLIELKNTAIRLGNIGDRAEDASDRVLIIVAKRRG is encoded by the coding sequence ATGACGTTGTTTGGCCGTGAATCCCGGGTGGAGAAGCACTTCAGAGAACACGCCCAGCTGGTCTACGAATGTGTGCTGAAGCTTCAGGAGCTTATGCCTCTTTTTTATCAGGGTGACTTCGACTCTTTAGAGAAAAAAGTTGAAGAAATGTCCCGCTTAGAACGAGAAGCCGACGAGATCCGTCGGATAATGGAGATCGAATTTTTCAAGGGGGCCTTCCTGCCCTTCGACCGGGAGGACCGGATCATCCTGGCCGAACTGGTGGACTCCGTGGCGGATATCACCCAGGAGGCGGCCTACGGAATCTGCCTCAGCCGGGTGCAGTTTCCCAGCCAGTTCGAGGACGACTTCCGGGAACTGGTGGACTCCGTGTGCGAAACCGCCCGGGTCCTAAAGGAGAGTGTGGAGATGCTGGATGAGGACCTGGCCCAGGCCATAGCCAAGGCCCATGAGGTGGAATCCAAGGAGGAGGTCATGGACCGGGTGGAAAGGCGGATTATAAAGAAACTCTACAATGCCTACCGTAACGGGGACTTCGGCATCCTGAAACTCATCGAACTTAAAAACACCGCCATCCGCCTGGGTAATATTGGGGACCGGGCTGAGGACGCCTCGGACCGGGTGCTGATCATCGTGGCCAAGAGGAGGGGCTAG
- a CDS encoding DUF357 domain-containing protein, whose product MDALERIDKDLKLFEKNIKELESIKMGVKDEKIVDMARSYAQDTTYYLEKEDYLTAFGCITYAHGLLDAVRLIKDLI is encoded by the coding sequence ATAGATAAGGACCTTAAACTTTTTGAAAAAAATATAAAAGAATTAGAGTCCATAAAGATGGGTGTAAAGGATGAAAAGATTGTGGACATGGCCCGGAGCTATGCCCAGGACACCACCTACTACTTGGAAAAAGAGGATTATTTAACTGCCTTCGGATGCATCACCTACGCCCACGGGCTCCTGGATGCAGTCCGATTGATTAAAGATCTCATCTAA
- a CDS encoding DUF434 domain-containing protein — translation MSPLNDAEIDLRHLLNRGYPQKGALNFVAGHYLLDQDQRNYLARKVSSDQKALERKVKIVDFTDLKDQTLLIDGYNVLITLENVLHHPDTILESDDGVLRDTKAVFGKYRPHPDTASTLNTLISFLREAQVRRVDFFYDRPVSKSGELAKLTREMMERNQFPGSATTSPCVDRELAKNSADTVVATSDGPLMDKVEKVVDLPGLIRNELK, via the coding sequence ATCAGCCCTCTGAATGATGCGGAGATAGATTTAAGACACCTTCTCAACCGGGGCTACCCCCAGAAGGGTGCCCTTAACTTCGTAGCCGGACACTACCTTTTAGACCAGGACCAGAGAAACTACCTGGCCCGTAAGGTTTCCTCCGACCAGAAGGCCCTGGAAAGAAAGGTCAAAATTGTTGATTTTACTGATCTAAAAGACCAGACCCTCCTCATAGATGGTTACAACGTGCTCATCACCCTGGAGAATGTCCTTCACCACCCGGACACCATCTTGGAAAGTGATGACGGAGTATTAAGGGACACCAAGGCGGTTTTTGGCAAGTACCGACCCCACCCGGATACAGCGAGTACTTTAAACACCCTAATCAGCTTTTTAAGAGAGGCCCAGGTAAGGAGGGTGGACTTCTTCTACGACCGCCCGGTGAGTAAAAGCGGAGAGCTGGCAAAATTGACCAGGGAGATGATGGAAAGGAACCAGTTCCCGGGTAGTGCAACCACCAGTCCCTGTGTAGACCGGGAACTAGCCAAAAACAGTGCAGATACCGTGGTGGCCACCAGCGACGGCCCCCTCATGGATAAGGTGGAGAAAGTGGTGGATCTGCCGGGTTTAATCCGGAATGAACTAAAATAA